In Alosa alosa isolate M-15738 ecotype Scorff River chromosome 23, AALO_Geno_1.1, whole genome shotgun sequence, a single window of DNA contains:
- the psmd14 gene encoding 26S proteasome non-ATPase regulatory subunit 14, with product MDRLLRLGGGMPGLGQGPPTDAPAVDTAEQVYISSLALLKMLKHGRAGVPMEVMGLMLGEFVDDYTVRVIDVFAMPQSGTGVSVEAVDPVFQAKMLDMLKQTGRPEMVVGWYHSHPGFGCWLSGVDINTQQSFEALSERAVAVVVDPIQSVKGKVVIDAFRLINANMMVLGHEPRQTTSNLGHLNKPSIQALIHGLNRHYYSITINYRKNELEQKMLLNLHKKSWMEGLTLQDYSEHCKLNETIVKEMLELAKNYNKAVEEEDKMTPEQLAIKNVGKQDPKRHLEEHVDVLMTSNIVQCLAAMLDTVVFQ from the exons ATGGACCGGCTGTTGAGACTGGGAGGTGGAATGCCAGGGCTTGGACAG GGTCCTCCAACAGACGCACCCGCTGTTGATACAGCAGAACAGGTGTACATTTCATCACTTGCCCTTCTGAAG atgctGAAACATGGTCGTGCTGGTGTACCCATGGAGGTCATGGGTCTCATGTTGGGGGAGTTTGTTGATGACTACACTGTGCGTGTCATTGATGTGTTTGCCATGCCCCAGTCAGGAACG GGTGTTAGTGTGGAAGCTGTGGACCCAGTCTTTCAGGCCAAGATGTTGGACATGCTCAAACAGACTGGAAG gCCAGAGATGGTGGTGGGCTGGTACCACAGTCACCCTGGGTTTGGGTGCTGGTTGTCTGGCgttgacataaacacacagcagAGCTTCGAGGCACTGTCAGAGCGAGCGGTAGCTGTGGTGGTTGACCCCATCCAGAGCGTCAAGGGAAAG GTGGTAATTGATGCCTTCAGACTGATCAATGCCAACATGATGGTTCTGGGTCACGAGCCACGGCAAACCACCTCCAACCTGGGCCACCTGAACAAGCCGTCTATTCAG GCATTGATTCATGGCTTGAATAGGCATTACTACTCCATTACAATCAACTACAGAAAGAATGAGTTGGAGCAGAAG ATGTTACTGAACCTGCATAAAAAGAGCTGGATGGAGGGACTGACTCTACAGGACTACAGTGAGCACTGCAAACTCAATGAGACCATTGTCAAGGAGATGTTGGAGCTCGCCAAAAACTACAACAAG gcagtagaggaggaggacaaaatGACCCCAGAGCAGCTGGCTATCAAGAATGTCGGCAAACAG GATCCCAAAAGGCATTTGGAAGAACATGTTGATGTCTTGATGACGTCCAATATTGTGCAGTGCTTGGCAGCCATGTTGGATACTGTGGTCTTTCAGTAA